The Chloroflexota bacterium genome includes a region encoding these proteins:
- a CDS encoding SHOCT domain-containing protein: MMTGFGWDMGLGGWLWMVVGIVLVVVIVWALVAAVPTKDRPAAEDAARILKARFARGEISAPEYEQARRLLGI, encoded by the coding sequence ATGATGACCGGCTTCGGCTGGGACATGGGCCTGGGCGGCTGGCTGTGGATGGTCGTGGGGATCGTCCTGGTGGTCGTGATCGTCTGGGCACTCGTCGCGGCCGTCCCGACGAAAGATCGTCCGGCGGCTGAGGACGCCGCCCGGATCCTCAAGGCGCGCTTCGCGCGCGGCGAGATCAGCGCGCCGGAATACGAGCAGGCCCGTCGCCTGCTCGGCATCTGA
- a CDS encoding isoprenylcysteine carboxylmethyltransferase family protein, with the protein MDDSAYGLWLLVLINSAIFIIFAVGFFHPKSKRDWRAMGAFSAFIVALFTEMYGFPLTIYLLSGWLGSAFPALSLTHGGGHLWNDLIGWTGDPHLSPFHLASYVLIGAGFWLITAAWRILWDAQRGGRLAVAGPYARLRHPQYAGFLLIMVGFLLQWPTLATLVMFPVLVLVYRRLAIEEEREVRERFGAEWDSYAASTPRFLPQLGRPSAVAPG; encoded by the coding sequence GTGGATGACTCGGCCTACGGGCTCTGGCTCCTGGTCCTGATCAACTCGGCCATCTTCATCATCTTCGCGGTCGGCTTCTTTCACCCGAAGAGCAAGCGTGACTGGCGGGCGATGGGCGCCTTCTCGGCCTTCATCGTCGCCCTCTTCACCGAGATGTACGGCTTTCCGCTCACGATCTACCTGCTCTCCGGGTGGCTCGGAAGCGCATTCCCGGCGCTCAGCCTGACCCACGGCGGCGGCCATCTCTGGAACGACCTCATCGGCTGGACGGGCGACCCACACCTCAGTCCGTTCCACCTCGCCAGTTACGTCCTCATCGGGGCTGGGTTCTGGTTGATCACCGCGGCCTGGCGGATCCTCTGGGACGCGCAACGGGGCGGGCGGCTCGCGGTGGCTGGTCCCTATGCGCGGCTCCGGCATCCGCAGTACGCCGGCTTTCTGCTGATCATGGTCGGCTTCCTGCTTCAGTGGCCAACGTTGGCGACCCTGGTCATGTTCCCGGTGCTCGTCCTCGTCTACCGGAGGCTGGCGATCGAGGAGGAGCGCGAGGTCCGCGAGCGCTTCGGCGCTGAATGGGACAGCTACGCAGCGAGCACGCCGCGGTTTCTTCCCCAGCTCGGTCGTCCGTCGGCTGTCGCGCCTGGCTGA
- a CDS encoding M23 family metallopeptidase — translation MCSTYNHNSKVTVERGDKVVGGETIAFIGSTGWSTGPHLDLRIRMDGGLVAPLGLY, via the coding sequence ATGTGCTCGACCTACAACCACAACAGCAAGGTCACCGTCGAGCGCGGTGACAAGGTCGTCGGAGGCGAGACCATCGCCTTCATCGGGTCGACCGGCTGGTCCACTGGTCCGCACCTCGACCTTCGGATCAGGATGGACGGCGGTCTCGTCGCTCCGCTCGGCCTCTATTGA
- a CDS encoding cupredoxin domain-containing protein — MKAIGCLLGVGLVAVVLVAVVATGARFSGPVAVNRSATVVLEDFRFTPNRIDAKVGVPLTVWLTNRGTERHDLNFQSIHMPGLGGVESILNPGETRSITLTFDQPGAHVFICTLAGHAAAGMTGAAYVTR; from the coding sequence GTGAAGGCCATTGGCTGTCTGCTCGGAGTGGGACTCGTCGCGGTCGTCCTCGTTGCGGTGGTCGCGACCGGGGCGCGGTTCAGCGGCCCGGTCGCGGTCAACCGGTCGGCGACGGTCGTCCTCGAGGACTTCCGGTTCACGCCCAACCGGATCGACGCGAAGGTCGGCGTGCCGCTCACGGTGTGGCTCACGAACCGGGGCACCGAACGCCACGACCTGAACTTCCAGTCCATCCACATGCCGGGTCTCGGCGGCGTCGAGTCGATCCTGAACCCGGGCGAGACCCGCTCGATCACGCTCACCTTCGACCAGCCCGGGGCGCACGTCTTCATCTGCACGCTGGCCGGACACGCGGCCGCCGGCATGACCGGCGCGGCCTATGTGACGCGATGA
- a CDS encoding HAMP domain-containing protein → MTRRGGRLRTRLLLAHLAVVAVGSVTLFLTVGLVAPGAFDAAMGHAMSGMGGMNGMMGNLVQAAFQDSVRTSLLIAVLAASIAAVIVSVALSARLSRPISRLAQASRRIATGRYAERVEVTSTDEIGELADSFNRMAAALESTERRRLELVGDVAHELRTPLATLDGYLEGLEDGIVEPRAATWTLLRLETARLARLVDDLQALWRAEARQLPLTMEPVDVAAVASAAVERFTAMAAERGVAIHLGSAPRPPSARADRERLTQVLDNLLSNAVRYTAEGSTVTVGVRGDGAFVTLSVADEGPGLTEEQRVRVFERFYRVDPSRSRALGGSGIGLAIARALVEVMDGRIWAESDGPGRGATFRVALPLAR, encoded by the coding sequence GTGACCAGGCGCGGGGGGCGGCTCCGCACCCGACTGCTCCTCGCCCACCTCGCCGTCGTGGCCGTCGGCAGCGTCACGCTCTTCCTGACGGTCGGACTCGTGGCGCCCGGCGCGTTCGACGCCGCGATGGGTCATGCCATGTCTGGCATGGGCGGCATGAACGGGATGATGGGCAATCTCGTCCAGGCGGCCTTCCAGGACTCCGTCCGGACGTCGCTGCTCATCGCCGTGCTCGCCGCGTCGATCGCGGCCGTGATCGTCAGCGTGGCGCTGTCCGCCCGCCTGTCGAGGCCGATCAGCCGCCTGGCGCAGGCGAGCCGGCGGATCGCGACCGGTCGGTACGCCGAACGCGTCGAGGTGACGTCCACCGACGAGATCGGCGAGCTCGCCGACTCGTTCAACCGGATGGCGGCGGCCCTGGAATCGACCGAGCGGCGCCGCCTCGAGCTCGTCGGCGACGTGGCGCACGAACTGCGGACGCCGCTCGCGACGCTGGACGGCTATCTCGAGGGACTGGAGGACGGAATCGTCGAGCCGCGTGCCGCCACCTGGACGCTGCTCCGGCTCGAGACCGCCCGATTGGCTCGCCTTGTCGACGACCTCCAGGCGCTCTGGCGGGCGGAGGCACGCCAGCTGCCGTTGACCATGGAACCGGTGGACGTCGCCGCGGTGGCATCGGCCGCGGTGGAGCGGTTCACGGCGATGGCCGCCGAGCGCGGGGTGGCGATCCATCTCGGGTCGGCTCCACGGCCACCATCCGCGCGAGCCGATCGGGAGCGGCTGACGCAGGTGCTGGACAACCTCCTCAGCAACGCGGTCCGCTACACGGCCGAAGGCTCGACAGTGACCGTCGGAGTCCGGGGTGACGGTGCGTTCGTGACACTCTCGGTCGCCGACGAGGGACCCGGTCTCACGGAGGAGCAACGGGTGAGGGTCTTCGAACGGTTCTACCGGGTCGACCCGTCGCGGTCCCGAGCCCTCGGGGGGTCGGGGATCGGCCTGGCGATCGCCAGGGCGCTCGTCGAGGTCATGGATGGGCGGATCTGGGCGGAAAGCGACGGTCCCGGACGCGGCGCGACGTTCCGGGTGGCACTGCCCCTCGCCCGCTGA
- a CDS encoding heavy-metal-associated domain-containing protein — protein MDVKRGLRIPIHGLGCGGAGVTTIGRALAATDGVVRVYVNPATEMAYIDYDPAETDAWSLVRAVEKAGYRTAGPIEA, from the coding sequence ATGGACGTCAAGCGTGGGCTGCGGATCCCGATCCATGGCCTCGGTTGCGGCGGAGCGGGAGTGACGACGATCGGGCGCGCGCTGGCCGCGACCGACGGCGTGGTCCGCGTCTATGTGAACCCGGCGACCGAGATGGCCTACATCGACTACGACCCGGCTGAGACCGACGCCTGGTCGCTTGTCCGAGCGGTGGAGAAGGCGGGCTATCGCACCGCCGGCCCGATCGAGGCGTGA
- a CDS encoding copper-translocating P-type ATPase — MKTNQPVEPTEVFTARPAVVRPSSTIAKRRTRVTSRVFEAGGLLRASSAGALADFLRRQYGVAGAEANPVSQTVTVQYNETTLTADDVRALIERFGCSCGGEIVPCRLCADEQSAVLGSAVPRGAVHGPSDQHAGHAMAVPAVGAPVHGETAQMAHAMGHGGGMTMDEMVRDMRNRFIVALVLAVPIFLYSPLATEVFNVRLGTPLGIDANILAFLLATPAVAWSGRMFFVGAYRALRNRTLDMSVLVALSVGSGYLFSVAATFLFAGEVFYEAAVVLLTFVLFGHWLEMRARAGASDAIRALLDLTPPKATVIRNGEPVEVSTSEVVLDDIVLIKPGDKVPVDGVVVDGASSVDESMITGESVPVEKTAGSNVIGASINKTGTFRFRATKVGADTALAQIVKLVQLAQNSKAPAQRLADRAAQWLVAAAVILGLLTFVGWLTIGGSTFIFALTLAITVVIIACPDALGLATPTAIMVGTGLGALNGILFKNATALEQASKIGAVIFDKTGTLTVGQPRVVELIGAGDLVGEDEVLRLAASAERSSEHPLAQAVVDAAKERMLRLVDATEFQAVPGHGLEATVDGHTVLVGNARLMRDRAIDFDGLGSRADELESAGRTVVRVAVDDRAGALIAIADAVRSSAKETIDRLHNLGIQVAMLTGDNRATAERIAAELGLDTVFAEVLPSQKADKVKELQATGKLVAMVGDGINDAPALAQADVGIAIGAGTDVAVETADVVLMKSDPVDVLGTIALSRATVRKMRQNLVWAVGYNTVAFPIAMGLFYPWFGLILRPEIAAISMAGSSFLVAVNALLLKRTKLEGIRRYGTQGSAT, encoded by the coding sequence ATGAAGACGAACCAGCCGGTCGAGCCGACTGAGGTGTTCACGGCACGGCCCGCCGTGGTTCGACCATCCTCAACGATCGCGAAACGGAGAACGCGTGTGACCAGTAGAGTCTTTGAAGCGGGCGGTCTGCTGCGCGCCAGCAGCGCGGGCGCCCTCGCGGATTTCCTGCGGCGGCAGTACGGGGTCGCGGGTGCTGAGGCGAATCCGGTCTCCCAGACGGTGACGGTCCAGTACAACGAGACCACGCTGACGGCGGACGACGTACGAGCGCTGATCGAGCGCTTCGGCTGCAGCTGCGGCGGCGAGATCGTCCCGTGCCGCCTCTGCGCGGACGAGCAATCCGCCGTCCTCGGCAGTGCGGTTCCGCGCGGAGCGGTGCACGGGCCTTCGGACCAACACGCCGGCCACGCGATGGCAGTGCCGGCCGTGGGCGCCCCCGTGCACGGCGAGACGGCCCAGATGGCCCACGCGATGGGTCACGGCGGCGGGATGACGATGGACGAGATGGTCCGCGACATGCGGAACCGCTTCATCGTCGCGCTCGTCCTGGCCGTCCCGATCTTCCTCTACTCGCCGCTCGCGACCGAGGTCTTCAACGTCCGCCTCGGGACCCCGCTCGGGATCGACGCGAACATCCTGGCCTTTCTGCTGGCCACGCCGGCCGTCGCCTGGAGCGGCAGGATGTTCTTCGTCGGCGCGTATCGGGCACTCCGCAACCGGACGCTCGACATGTCGGTCCTCGTCGCCCTGTCGGTCGGATCCGGCTACCTGTTCAGCGTCGCCGCGACCTTCCTGTTCGCCGGCGAGGTCTTCTACGAAGCGGCGGTCGTCCTGCTCACGTTCGTGCTGTTCGGGCACTGGCTGGAGATGCGCGCTCGGGCAGGCGCGTCGGATGCCATCAGGGCGCTGCTCGACCTGACGCCGCCGAAAGCGACCGTCATCCGCAACGGCGAGCCGGTGGAGGTCTCCACCTCGGAAGTCGTGCTCGACGACATCGTCCTGATCAAGCCCGGCGACAAGGTCCCGGTCGATGGCGTCGTCGTCGATGGCGCGTCGAGCGTCGACGAATCGATGATCACCGGCGAGAGTGTTCCGGTCGAGAAGACGGCCGGTTCGAACGTCATCGGCGCGTCGATCAACAAGACCGGTACGTTCCGCTTCCGGGCGACGAAGGTCGGCGCCGATACCGCGCTGGCCCAGATCGTGAAGCTGGTGCAGCTTGCCCAGAACTCGAAGGCGCCGGCCCAGCGACTCGCCGACCGCGCGGCTCAGTGGCTCGTCGCGGCGGCCGTGATCCTCGGCCTTCTCACCTTCGTCGGCTGGCTGACGATCGGCGGGTCGACGTTCATCTTCGCGCTGACCCTCGCGATCACCGTCGTCATCATCGCCTGCCCGGATGCCCTCGGCCTCGCCACGCCGACGGCGATCATGGTGGGCACGGGACTGGGAGCCCTCAACGGGATCCTGTTCAAGAACGCGACCGCCCTCGAGCAGGCCTCGAAGATCGGTGCCGTCATCTTCGACAAGACCGGCACGCTGACCGTCGGTCAGCCGCGCGTCGTCGAGCTGATCGGCGCAGGCGACCTCGTTGGTGAAGACGAGGTCCTTCGACTTGCGGCCTCGGCCGAGCGCTCGAGCGAGCATCCGCTCGCCCAGGCCGTCGTCGACGCGGCGAAGGAGCGCATGCTCCGGCTCGTCGACGCCACCGAGTTCCAGGCCGTCCCGGGCCACGGCCTCGAGGCGACGGTCGACGGCCACACGGTCCTCGTCGGGAATGCCAGGCTCATGCGCGACCGCGCGATCGACTTCGACGGCCTCGGCTCACGGGCCGATGAGCTCGAAAGCGCCGGGCGGACGGTCGTCCGGGTCGCCGTCGACGACAGGGCCGGCGCCCTCATCGCCATCGCCGACGCGGTCCGCTCGAGCGCGAAGGAAACGATCGACCGCCTGCACAACCTCGGAATCCAGGTCGCGATGCTCACCGGTGACAACCGGGCGACCGCCGAGCGGATCGCCGCCGAGCTCGGGCTCGACACGGTCTTCGCCGAGGTCCTGCCGAGCCAGAAGGCAGACAAGGTCAAGGAGCTCCAGGCAACGGGCAAGCTCGTCGCGATGGTCGGGGACGGGATCAACGACGCGCCGGCGCTCGCCCAGGCCGACGTCGGGATCGCGATCGGCGCCGGGACCGACGTCGCCGTGGAGACGGCGGACGTCGTGCTCATGAAGAGCGACCCCGTCGACGTGCTCGGCACCATCGCGCTCAGCCGCGCGACCGTCCGGAAGATGCGCCAGAACCTCGTCTGGGCGGTCGGCTACAACACGGTCGCCTTCCCGATCGCCATGGGTCTCTTCTATCCCTGGTTCGGGCTGATCCTGCGGCCCGAGATCGCGGCCATCAGCATGGCCGGCAGCTCGTTCCTCGTCGCCGTCAACGCGCTGCTTCTCAAGCGCACGAAGCTCGAAGGGATCCGCCGCTATGGCACGCAGGGGTCGGCGACATGA
- a CDS encoding HAMP domain-containing histidine kinase, whose translation MRSSPRRLSIRTRLALIYTGLLAAALVAFGTGMYLVLRTELEVSFDAGLLANAEHAAGAFAQDADASGRLRPAARMIEQFASTGGRVVVLDANGAVLADSAPARSPGLSIGPEDLAAADRHAHAIRELTTGGDVLRLTVEPVVVTSGSRVGYVAWADSTRPLRDLLTTVSAALVIGGTMLIGLALVGGLVLARRALAPVSDVTETARAISLSGDVAARVEAGRPGDEVGELAVAFNEMLAALEQNHQALQRFLGDASHQLRTPLTTIRANLDLAERSNLPAGEREAILSDARDEAERMGRLIGDLLSLARAESGARLEFGPVELDAVLVESVRRQRQAARRVRMSVATVEPAVVDGDRDRLRELFGILLDNAARYTPDGGTVTANLEVRAGRAIVRVEDTGIGLEATDRERIFERLYRGARAREMRPSGTGLGLAIAHWIVESHAGTIELANREGGGTVAEVTLPLRQS comes from the coding sequence GTGAGGAGTTCTCCGCGACGGCTGTCGATCAGGACGCGGCTGGCCCTCATCTACACCGGGCTCCTCGCGGCGGCCCTCGTCGCCTTCGGCACGGGCATGTATCTCGTCCTTCGCACCGAGCTCGAGGTGTCGTTCGACGCGGGGCTGCTTGCGAACGCCGAACACGCCGCGGGCGCATTCGCTCAGGACGCCGACGCGAGCGGCCGACTGCGCCCGGCGGCGCGGATGATCGAGCAGTTCGCCTCGACCGGTGGCCGGGTCGTCGTCCTCGACGCGAACGGCGCCGTGCTCGCCGATTCCGCTCCGGCCCGGAGCCCGGGGCTGTCGATCGGGCCCGAGGATCTGGCGGCCGCGGATCGCCACGCCCACGCGATTCGCGAGCTGACCACCGGTGGTGACGTCCTCCGGTTGACGGTCGAGCCCGTCGTCGTCACGAGCGGCAGCCGGGTGGGATACGTGGCATGGGCCGACTCGACCCGTCCATTGCGCGACCTCCTCACCACGGTCAGTGCCGCCCTGGTCATCGGCGGCACCATGCTCATCGGGCTCGCGCTCGTCGGCGGACTCGTCCTGGCGCGGCGCGCCCTGGCTCCGGTCTCCGACGTCACCGAGACGGCCCGCGCGATCTCGCTGTCCGGCGACGTTGCGGCGCGGGTCGAGGCGGGTCGACCCGGCGACGAAGTCGGCGAGCTGGCCGTCGCCTTCAACGAGATGCTCGCGGCGCTCGAGCAGAACCATCAGGCCCTGCAGCGGTTCCTCGGCGACGCATCGCACCAGCTCCGGACGCCGCTGACGACGATCCGTGCGAACCTGGATCTCGCGGAACGGTCGAACCTGCCCGCCGGCGAGCGGGAGGCGATCCTGTCCGACGCACGCGACGAGGCCGAGCGGATGGGCAGGCTCATCGGCGATCTCCTCTCGCTCGCCCGCGCCGAGTCGGGGGCACGGCTCGAGTTCGGTCCGGTCGAGCTCGACGCCGTGCTCGTCGAGTCGGTGCGGCGCCAGCGCCAGGCCGCCCGGCGGGTCCGGATGAGCGTGGCCACCGTGGAGCCGGCGGTCGTCGACGGCGACCGTGACCGGCTGCGCGAGCTGTTCGGTATCCTCCTCGACAACGCCGCGCGCTATACGCCGGACGGCGGGACCGTCACGGCCAACCTGGAGGTCCGCGCTGGCCGCGCGATCGTCAGGGTCGAGGACACGGGCATCGGCCTCGAGGCGACCGACCGGGAGCGGATCTTCGAGCGACTCTATCGCGGAGCTCGGGCGCGTGAGATGCGACCGTCGGGGACCGGGCTCGGCCTGGCGATCGCTCACTGGATCGTCGAGTCGCACGCGGGGACGATCGAGCTCGCGAATCGTGAGGGAGGTGGCACGGTGGCGGAAGTCACGCTGCCCCTGCGCCAGTCGTGA
- a CDS encoding cytochrome bc complex cytochrome b subunit codes for MAAGATATRGGRWRRMWEAVDERLGLSGLAYPVPAHANGLAYILGGITFFGFLILAATGVWLAQFYHPTPSTARESVVYIMNVAPLGDVVRGIHFWVANVVMATVLLHMGRIFVTGSYKRPREANWLIGLGLLAVTLGLIFTGTVLKWDQEGYEALGHNVEIGNLLGAFGFWFSADFAASLPILGRLYMAHIVILPALGTLLLVAHFLLVKRHGISALPAQADAAVGGGPLPAKGGSTFTAHLVRMAGFGLVMLALATVLALVVPAGIGPRPIPGTETTKPPWMFLVFYPFEDWFGLPALLWAPAILFGALALVPFIDRSPYRSPARRRVVVGIGVVVAVAAVALVIYALVTVPQAHIQGAM; via the coding sequence ATGGCAGCCGGCGCGACCGCGACCCGGGGAGGGCGCTGGCGCAGGATGTGGGAGGCGGTCGACGAGCGCCTCGGCCTGAGCGGGCTCGCGTACCCGGTGCCGGCCCACGCCAACGGCCTCGCTTACATCCTGGGCGGGATCACGTTCTTCGGATTCCTCATCCTGGCCGCGACCGGCGTCTGGCTCGCCCAGTTCTACCACCCCACGCCCTCGACGGCCCGCGAGAGTGTCGTCTACATCATGAACGTGGCGCCGCTCGGAGACGTCGTCCGCGGGATCCACTTCTGGGTGGCGAACGTGGTCATGGCGACGGTGCTCCTCCACATGGGCCGGATATTCGTGACGGGCTCCTACAAGCGTCCGCGGGAGGCGAACTGGCTCATCGGACTCGGGCTCCTCGCGGTCACCCTCGGCTTGATCTTCACCGGCACCGTCCTCAAGTGGGACCAGGAGGGCTACGAGGCCCTCGGGCACAACGTCGAGATCGGCAATCTCCTCGGCGCCTTCGGATTCTGGTTCTCGGCGGATTTCGCGGCGAGCCTGCCGATCCTCGGCCGCCTGTACATGGCCCACATCGTCATCCTGCCGGCCCTTGGGACCCTGCTGCTCGTCGCCCACTTCCTGCTCGTCAAGCGGCACGGGATCTCCGCCCTGCCGGCACAGGCCGACGCTGCGGTCGGCGGCGGGCCGCTCCCCGCGAAGGGCGGCTCGACGTTCACGGCGCATCTCGTCCGGATGGCGGGGTTCGGGCTCGTCATGCTGGCCCTCGCGACGGTGCTCGCGCTGGTGGTGCCGGCCGGAATCGGCCCACGACCGATCCCCGGGACGGAGACCACGAAGCCACCGTGGATGTTCCTCGTGTTCTATCCATTCGAGGACTGGTTCGGCCTGCCCGCCCTGCTCTGGGCGCCGGCGATCCTCTTCGGGGCTCTCGCACTCGTACCCTTCATCGACCGAAGCCCGTACCGCTCGCCGGCCCGCCGTCGGGTCGTCGTCGGGATCGGCGTCGTCGTCGCGGTCGCCGCGGTCGCCCTCGTGATCTACGCGCTCGTCACGGTTCCGCAGGCGCACATCCAGGGGGCGATGTGA
- a CDS encoding response regulator transcription factor, with translation MTATRVLVVDDEAPIIELVRGYLEREGMEVIAAVDGHVGLQLIRERAPDVVILDVMLPGIDGFEVLRRAREFSDAYVIMLSARAEEIDRIVGLSVGADDYLVKPFSPRELVARVKALLRRPRPANRAGVDGVLERDDLAIDPRRRQVTVGGRSIALTTIEFDLLLALAEEPGIVLGRQRLLDRVWGTDYVGDEHVVDVHLANLRRKLGDDAVTPRFIETVRGVGYRLREDRA, from the coding sequence GTGACCGCGACGCGGGTGCTCGTCGTGGACGACGAGGCGCCGATCATCGAGCTCGTCCGCGGCTATCTCGAGCGCGAGGGGATGGAGGTGATCGCGGCCGTCGACGGCCACGTCGGACTCCAGCTCATCCGCGAGCGAGCCCCGGACGTGGTCATTCTCGACGTCATGCTGCCGGGCATCGACGGCTTCGAGGTCCTCCGCCGCGCACGGGAGTTCTCCGACGCGTACGTGATCATGCTCAGCGCCCGTGCCGAGGAGATCGACCGGATCGTCGGCCTCTCGGTCGGAGCCGACGACTACCTCGTCAAGCCGTTCTCGCCGCGCGAACTCGTCGCGCGCGTCAAGGCACTGCTCCGCCGCCCGAGACCGGCCAACCGAGCGGGCGTCGACGGGGTCCTCGAGCGCGATGACCTGGCGATCGACCCGAGGCGACGGCAGGTGACCGTCGGCGGCCGATCGATCGCCCTCACGACGATCGAGTTCGACCTCCTCCTCGCCCTCGCCGAAGAGCCCGGGATCGTGCTCGGGCGCCAGCGACTCCTCGACCGCGTGTGGGGTACGGACTACGTCGGGGACGAGCATGTCGTCGATGTCCACCTGGCGAACCTGCGCCGCAAGCTCGGCGACGATGCCGTCACCCCGAGGTTCATCGAGACGGTCCGCGGCGTCGGATACCGCTTGCGCGAGGACCGCGCGTGA
- a CDS encoding DMT family transporter: protein MSGRATSLAGLVAIVWGLCFVLIQASLPSSTPLLLAALRALIGGGAVVAWIAVSRRRPGTLRPARPPVQRSWLPGLPSISLLFVLALTNAALALGAMYLAAGRAEAAVASILAAGQPLILAVAGWTLFGERLAARTLTGLVVAMFGVVLVAGASSGVTTLEGVVLAVLASVAPAAGTILMRRLAPSVDLLVTTGVQFLLGGAILLAVSAVLEPWATVTWSPAILAGLLVLGVLGTGLAYVAWFWLLDRVSLVGLGAALFLVPVVGVIAAIVTGDRPAPVGLAGIAVVLVGLAIVSVGGSTAPASADPINRGRAERRDRRPS, encoded by the coding sequence ATGAGCGGTCGAGCGACGAGCCTCGCCGGGCTCGTGGCGATCGTCTGGGGATTGTGCTTCGTGCTCATTCAGGCGTCGCTGCCGAGCTCGACCCCGCTCCTTCTGGCGGCGCTGCGAGCGCTCATCGGCGGGGGCGCGGTGGTGGCCTGGATCGCGGTGAGCCGGCGGCGACCCGGGACGCTTCGACCGGCCAGGCCGCCAGTCCAGCGTTCATGGCTTCCAGGCTTACCGTCGATCTCCCTGCTCTTCGTGCTCGCCCTGACCAACGCCGCCCTCGCCCTCGGCGCTATGTACCTCGCCGCCGGCCGGGCCGAGGCGGCGGTCGCGTCGATCCTCGCCGCTGGTCAGCCGCTCATCCTGGCCGTTGCCGGGTGGACCCTGTTCGGCGAGCGACTCGCGGCGCGCACCCTGACGGGGCTCGTGGTCGCCATGTTCGGCGTCGTCCTCGTCGCGGGCGCGAGCTCGGGCGTGACGACCCTGGAAGGGGTGGTCCTCGCCGTGCTCGCCTCGGTCGCCCCAGCCGCCGGCACCATCCTCATGCGGAGACTCGCGCCATCGGTGGACCTGCTCGTCACGACCGGCGTCCAGTTCCTGCTCGGCGGAGCCATCCTCCTGGCGGTCAGCGCGGTGCTCGAGCCGTGGGCCACTGTCACGTGGTCCCCGGCGATCCTCGCCGGGCTCCTCGTCCTCGGTGTCCTCGGAACGGGGCTCGCGTACGTGGCCTGGTTCTGGCTGCTCGACCGCGTCTCGCTGGTCGGGCTCGGCGCGGCCCTCTTCCTCGTCCCGGTCGTGGGCGTCATCGCCGCGATCGTCACCGGGGACCGCCCTGCGCCCGTCGGGCTGGCCGGCATCGCGGTCGTGCTCGTCGGGCTCGCGATCGTCTCGGTCGGCGGCTCGACCGCGCCGGCATCGGCGGACCCGATCAATAGAGGCCGAGCGGAGCGACGAGACCGCCGTCCATCCTGA
- a CDS encoding VIT1/CCC1 transporter family protein, translating into MTPGTSRARHGNALRAGVLGSTDGLVSNLSLVMGVAGSGAPREAIIVAGLAGLVAGSLSMALGEYLSVQSARELFANELAIEERELAESPDAEVAELREIYERKGVPGPMARDLAEHMVRSDPRLALDTMAREELGFDPDELGGSAWVAAGTSLALFALGALVPLVPFLVGGAPAALIAAAVLSGTALFALGAGITRLTGTHPIRSGLRQLAFGAVAATITYGIGVVVGTALR; encoded by the coding sequence ATGACGCCGGGCACAAGCCGTGCGCGGCACGGCAACGCCCTCCGGGCCGGGGTGCTCGGCTCAACGGACGGGCTCGTCTCGAACCTGAGCCTCGTCATGGGCGTCGCCGGCTCCGGCGCGCCACGAGAAGCGATCATCGTCGCCGGTCTTGCCGGCCTCGTGGCGGGATCGCTGTCGATGGCTCTCGGTGAATACCTCTCCGTGCAGAGCGCCCGCGAGCTCTTCGCCAACGAGCTGGCGATCGAGGAACGCGAGCTCGCGGAGTCGCCGGATGCCGAGGTTGCCGAGCTCCGCGAGATCTACGAGCGAAAGGGGGTGCCGGGCCCGATGGCACGGGACCTCGCCGAGCACATGGTCCGGAGCGATCCGCGTCTTGCCCTCGATACGATGGCTCGCGAGGAACTGGGGTTCGACCCCGATGAGCTCGGCGGTTCGGCCTGGGTAGCGGCCGGGACCTCGCTAGCCCTGTTCGCACTCGGCGCGCTCGTCCCCCTGGTGCCGTTCCTCGTCGGCGGCGCACCGGCCGCCCTGATCGCGGCAGCCGTCCTGAGCGGCACCGCCCTCTTCGCGCTCGGCGCCGGGATCACCCGGCTCACCGGCACGCATCCCATCCGGTCGGGGCTCCGGCAGCTCGCCTTTGGCGCCGTCGCAGCCACGATCACGTACGGGATCGGCGTAGTGGTCGGAACGGCGCTGCGCTGA